From a single Prosthecobacter algae genomic region:
- a CDS encoding bile acid:sodium symporter family protein, producing MSSSPPSKAPVQPAPKVAWWRVHGFLIGLGVAVILGFIIPGPGARHGILQPDIASNAGIALILFFQGLSLALEKIKSGAANWRLHLVIQCFTFVIFPIVGLLLNKVVPLVFPNQPEAVRDGFLYLCVLPSTISTSVVLTAIARGNTAGALFNAAFSNILGVLVTPLLVHLLMQKTGQTGDFGPLLLKITMLTLLPFGLGMALRPSLKPVVEQYKLWMARISNLVILFIVYAAFCESVEEQIWGRFGSTLTAQILGLVVFLFTLMSLLVWGSCKALRLNQEDAVAAYFCSVKKTLAMGVPLAMLIFGDRPDLTLILLPIMFYHPLQLFVNGLLANRWAARA from the coding sequence ATGAGTTCCAGTCCCCCGTCCAAGGCACCCGTTCAACCTGCCCCAAAAGTCGCCTGGTGGCGTGTGCATGGGTTTCTTATTGGGCTGGGGGTGGCGGTGATCCTGGGGTTTATCATTCCCGGACCGGGGGCGCGCCATGGCATTCTGCAGCCTGACATCGCAAGCAATGCGGGCATCGCCCTCATCCTGTTTTTCCAAGGGCTGTCACTGGCTTTGGAAAAGATCAAAAGCGGTGCGGCCAACTGGCGGCTGCATCTGGTCATCCAGTGCTTCACTTTCGTCATCTTCCCCATTGTCGGCCTGTTGCTGAACAAGGTGGTGCCGCTGGTCTTTCCAAACCAGCCGGAAGCCGTGCGCGATGGTTTTCTTTATCTGTGCGTCCTGCCCTCCACCATCTCGACCTCCGTGGTGCTGACGGCCATTGCCCGTGGCAATACGGCGGGCGCGCTTTTTAACGCCGCTTTCTCAAACATCCTGGGCGTGTTGGTGACGCCTTTGCTGGTTCACCTGCTCATGCAGAAAACGGGGCAGACCGGGGACTTTGGTCCGCTGCTGCTGAAGATCACGATGCTCACCCTGCTGCCCTTTGGTCTCGGCATGGCCCTGCGCCCGTCGCTGAAGCCCGTGGTGGAGCAGTACAAACTCTGGATGGCCCGCATCAGCAATCTGGTCATCCTGTTCATCGTCTATGCCGCCTTTTGTGAATCCGTGGAGGAGCAGATCTGGGGTCGTTTTGGCAGCACTCTCACCGCGCAGATTTTGGGTCTGGTGGTGTTTCTTTTTACCTTGATGTCCTTGCTGGTCTGGGGCTCTTGCAAAGCCTTGCGCCTGAACCAGGAAGATGCTGTGGCGGCCTACTTTTGCTCGGTCAAAAAGACCCTCGCCATGGGGGTGCCCCTGGCCATGCTGATCTTCGGCGACCGCCCAGATCTCACCCTGATCCTGCTGCCCATCATGTTTTACCACCCCTTGCAACTGTTCGTGAACGGTCTGCTGGCGAACCGATGGGCGGCGAGAGCCTGA
- a CDS encoding AAA family ATPase has translation MKTVRIFISSPGDVSQERERASQVIQSLQRRYSRKFHLAPVFWENLPLEPDMSFQQGIDLFLKNPGVDVAVFILWSRLGSPLGASIRKADGSTYRSGTEREYDLMIQARAQSRAAEGIARPRMVIYTRRDDYSFDAQLRGKSTAEKKEMLSQKELVETFMKETFKDAETGDNIGAYHPFDRPVHFSHRLRTHLQAILDELAGDMDEVIWDIEKQGPPFLGLDAFQPEHADVFFGREEEILEARNALKEKATKGCAFLLLSGASGSGKSSLARAGILPEILTHESNEHAEIWKSLIITPAELGPDPIFGLLSLLSEKSLIPELLDQVSNLKKLAADLAKDASSFFDYAFIKAFQAAETRFGGTARFLLVIDQLEEVFTKDALTSENRSALLSLLETFARSGRFWIIATVRSDFYQEIQSEPALVRMKEGRGLLDVLPPKPDAIARLIEEPARLAGLTFENKDGQSLSSRILRDASHSPELLPLVEFVLLELFNQADENKLTHTAYDELGGVDGALRRKAESTYNNLPSAAAETLGKVLQALVTLGDESDRAGESDKPVRLRATLATFPENSPARQLIDAFIAARLFTTAQFDGSNEATFTVAHESLLRVWPKAVAWKDQNSDFLRARARITVRMREGGLLLDGDPLLPLSKSYLLTREEGFSSSQTAWIKQSIKTAETKTAQAIKRRRLAFTALSLLTLFAAAAAIWALQSANEAVKQKNQATENARQASRNLDSAIRIADKTMESTSAKLTYRSGMQSLRKDLLNEVAVLTYELANQATENSKAQFGFYRAEMERLLAEYDYNPSLKNLFMIRKNYSHLLLLSDENPEEYEIQIYTLNTGYKSYRAALAHENKELQKEFIAANKGRLVRCMEKQKDTAVIGPVVANYNNAFAALETDPEKAQAFYLEAIKAVDDSNPNIFTDGETLRAFVAPRVNLIRSLLQVGKVKDLVTGVPNKFQATVKSIVENTVKTVNEAVIVSPDYPEVNEAASHALSCISDFYLAALQPENGLLLAEESLRISTQLVARNPGIGKYVSLLAYSHKALSQILHNPRDPRFISQLHIFHAVESANYYLISARMRRDNIRSWNSAIFGYQKVVTLMAEIDSPELDEYYKLSLDVISEAENAVRFNVYDWCDMLSIYSSYASHLQNSDRSSDAYAVAKIGLDKALLRGQEPEWSGSDWFQISLVEIVQALGNAAESQEILPEIIPQVEAALRLLVKPENRMRAAEVASIKRLYTKSLFADGQLDTALAEAENIELFLKQWTGVRPHYFLRIQENNLKRVQASFYEAKGNSDLEKKYLYDYIEGFIKLYGQKKPDKLDQFGIVSELEELRKLAGEVEANKHTFTVIIPCQGHNGTRRFSFRFKNYPADEKPLSDQLSAFEELGWHLPISTLENFQKIQEIAFKENIDFVDLLKNSATELLGLYTYKDLQKVGNAIGNLHSSDDTRVSGLVFEYRKHVAENTEQISKRIERLKALSQSLNGIEKANAILLMANLSVDIATLTRATSKDEAIRHLGYAYAYSIEFRNISDNEGIYNRLNERIGQARTFILKSNDEAGSFAASMEKFKLRPPTQMELLKYGDEEVVIFLSGRNSNNQKIYNYLLIKFKNYFSMRAAIKESFKNLDVTKYGEVIAAGKGDPSDETQRDIEKRFKVLSFPGAKTAPDVNDSTALESSSVPKLPDWFITGIKAGKNESQLTEYIRAELQDDVFVRGYDKALWTPDFILRIAKVYYIGYLKQCMELKSTDEKRLPVNQ, from the coding sequence ATGAAAACCGTCCGCATCTTCATCAGCAGCCCCGGCGATGTCTCGCAGGAACGAGAACGCGCCAGCCAAGTCATCCAAAGCCTCCAGCGACGATATTCACGGAAATTCCACCTTGCCCCCGTGTTCTGGGAAAACCTTCCCCTGGAGCCGGACATGTCCTTCCAGCAAGGCATCGACCTCTTTCTGAAGAACCCCGGCGTCGATGTCGCCGTCTTCATCCTTTGGTCTCGGCTCGGCTCACCCCTCGGAGCCTCCATCCGCAAGGCCGACGGCTCCACCTACCGCTCCGGCACCGAACGCGAATACGACCTCATGATCCAAGCACGCGCCCAATCGCGTGCCGCCGAAGGTATCGCTCGCCCACGCATGGTCATCTACACTCGACGCGACGACTATAGCTTCGATGCTCAACTGCGCGGCAAATCCACCGCCGAGAAAAAGGAAATGCTTTCCCAGAAGGAACTCGTCGAGACCTTCATGAAGGAAACCTTCAAGGACGCCGAAACCGGTGACAACATCGGTGCCTATCACCCCTTCGACCGCCCCGTCCATTTCTCCCACCGCCTCCGCACCCACCTCCAAGCCATACTAGACGAACTTGCTGGCGATATGGACGAGGTCATCTGGGACATCGAAAAACAAGGCCCGCCCTTCCTTGGTCTCGATGCCTTCCAGCCCGAGCATGCCGACGTTTTCTTCGGAAGAGAAGAAGAAATTCTTGAAGCTCGCAACGCCCTTAAGGAAAAAGCCACAAAGGGCTGCGCCTTCCTGCTCCTCTCTGGAGCCAGCGGCAGCGGAAAATCCTCCCTCGCACGCGCCGGGATACTCCCAGAAATCCTTACCCACGAATCTAACGAACACGCCGAGATCTGGAAATCTCTCATCATTACGCCTGCCGAGCTCGGCCCTGATCCAATCTTTGGCCTGCTCAGTCTCCTATCTGAAAAATCCCTCATCCCCGAACTCCTCGATCAAGTCTCCAACCTCAAAAAACTCGCCGCCGACCTTGCCAAAGACGCCTCCAGCTTTTTCGACTACGCCTTCATCAAAGCGTTCCAAGCCGCCGAAACCCGTTTTGGCGGCACCGCCCGCTTCCTTCTCGTCATCGACCAACTCGAAGAAGTCTTCACCAAGGACGCTCTCACTAGCGAAAATCGTTCCGCCTTACTATCCCTGCTCGAAACCTTCGCCCGCAGCGGACGATTCTGGATCATCGCAACCGTCCGCAGTGATTTCTATCAGGAAATCCAAAGCGAACCCGCCCTCGTACGCATGAAGGAAGGCCGCGGTCTGCTCGATGTGCTTCCACCTAAGCCCGACGCGATCGCCCGCCTCATTGAAGAACCGGCCCGTCTTGCTGGCCTCACATTCGAGAATAAAGACGGCCAGTCCCTCTCAAGCCGTATCCTCCGGGATGCATCCCACAGTCCTGAACTCCTCCCTCTCGTCGAATTCGTGCTGCTCGAACTCTTCAATCAAGCCGATGAAAACAAGCTCACGCACACTGCCTATGACGAACTCGGTGGAGTGGATGGTGCCCTTCGTCGTAAAGCGGAGTCTACCTATAATAATCTACCCAGCGCGGCAGCGGAAACTCTCGGGAAAGTTCTACAAGCCCTCGTAACTCTTGGGGACGAATCTGACAGAGCTGGTGAATCGGATAAGCCTGTCCGCCTTCGCGCAACTCTTGCGACCTTTCCTGAAAACAGCCCTGCCCGCCAACTCATAGACGCTTTCATAGCGGCCCGTCTCTTCACAACCGCTCAATTCGATGGTTCCAACGAAGCCACATTCACTGTCGCTCATGAATCCCTCCTCCGCGTCTGGCCAAAGGCAGTCGCGTGGAAAGATCAAAACAGCGACTTCCTCCGCGCCCGCGCCCGGATAACAGTAAGGATGAGAGAGGGAGGTCTTCTTCTTGATGGAGATCCTCTTTTACCATTGTCAAAATCATATCTCCTAACGCGTGAGGAAGGCTTCTCATCTAGTCAGACTGCATGGATTAAACAATCCATCAAAACCGCTGAGACAAAAACTGCTCAAGCAATCAAACGCCGACGCTTAGCATTTACCGCTCTCAGCCTACTCACACTCTTTGCGGCAGCCGCAGCAATTTGGGCATTGCAATCTGCAAATGAGGCGGTTAAGCAAAAAAACCAAGCAACCGAAAATGCGAGACAGGCAAGTCGTAACCTGGATTCCGCGATTCGTATCGCTGACAAAACTATGGAAAGCACGTCAGCAAAGTTGACTTACCGATCTGGAATGCAGAGTTTACGAAAAGATCTTTTGAACGAAGTGGCTGTACTAACATATGAGTTGGCCAATCAAGCTACGGAAAACTCGAAAGCTCAGTTTGGATTCTATCGAGCGGAAATGGAGCGTTTACTCGCAGAGTATGATTATAATCCTTCTCTTAAAAATCTCTTCATGATTCGGAAAAATTATTCTCATTTACTATTACTCTCAGATGAGAATCCAGAAGAGTATGAAATCCAGATTTACACATTGAATACAGGATACAAATCATATCGAGCGGCCCTCGCCCATGAAAACAAGGAACTACAGAAAGAATTTATTGCTGCCAACAAAGGCCGACTGGTAAGGTGCATGGAAAAGCAAAAGGACACTGCCGTGATCGGGCCAGTGGTCGCCAATTACAACAATGCATTTGCTGCATTAGAAACCGACCCCGAAAAAGCCCAGGCCTTTTACCTGGAAGCCATAAAGGCTGTCGACGACAGCAACCCAAATATTTTCACTGACGGGGAAACTCTGCGTGCATTCGTTGCGCCAAGAGTAAATTTAATTAGAAGTTTACTGCAAGTCGGAAAGGTCAAAGACCTTGTCACTGGAGTGCCAAATAAATTCCAAGCAACAGTCAAAAGTATTGTTGAAAATACTGTTAAAACTGTAAATGAGGCAGTCATAGTTTCCCCTGATTACCCGGAAGTAAATGAAGCGGCTAGTCATGCCCTTTCGTGCATCTCCGACTTTTACCTTGCTGCTCTCCAGCCAGAAAATGGATTACTGTTAGCGGAAGAATCACTGCGTATTTCTACTCAATTGGTAGCCAGGAATCCGGGAATTGGAAAATATGTAAGCTTGCTTGCATATTCTCACAAAGCTCTTTCCCAAATATTGCACAACCCAAGAGACCCTAGATTTATTTCACAATTACACATATTTCATGCTGTTGAATCTGCAAATTATTACTTGATATCGGCCCGCATGAGAAGGGACAATATTCGATCCTGGAATTCTGCGATTTTTGGATACCAGAAGGTGGTCACGCTCATGGCTGAAATCGATAGCCCAGAACTTGATGAGTATTACAAATTAAGTTTGGATGTAATCTCCGAAGCTGAGAATGCGGTAAGATTTAATGTTTATGATTGGTGTGACATGTTATCAATTTATTCTAGTTATGCATCTCATCTTCAAAATAGCGACAGGAGTAGCGATGCGTATGCAGTTGCAAAAATAGGGTTAGATAAAGCTCTATTAAGAGGGCAGGAGCCCGAATGGTCGGGCAGCGATTGGTTTCAGATATCCCTGGTTGAAATAGTGCAAGCACTTGGGAATGCCGCCGAATCACAAGAAATACTACCAGAAATTATTCCACAAGTTGAAGCAGCCTTGAGGCTCTTAGTTAAGCCCGAAAACAGAATGCGTGCAGCAGAGGTTGCTTCCATAAAGCGCCTATACACAAAATCTTTGTTCGCGGATGGACAACTAGATACGGCACTTGCAGAGGCCGAAAACATCGAACTCTTCTTGAAGCAATGGACAGGAGTCCGACCACACTATTTTTTGAGGATTCAAGAAAATAATTTAAAACGTGTTCAAGCTTCATTTTATGAGGCAAAAGGAAATAGTGATCTCGAAAAAAAATATCTTTATGACTACATTGAAGGATTCATTAAATTGTATGGCCAGAAAAAGCCTGATAAGCTAGATCAATTTGGTATCGTAAGCGAGTTGGAGGAACTGAGAAAATTAGCTGGAGAAGTTGAGGCCAACAAACATACTTTTACTGTTATCATCCCATGCCAAGGTCATAATGGAACTCGTCGGTTTAGTTTTAGATTTAAAAATTATCCAGCCGACGAAAAGCCTCTGTCAGACCAGCTTTCTGCCTTTGAAGAACTCGGATGGCATTTGCCAATTTCTACTCTTGAAAACTTTCAGAAAATTCAAGAAATTGCATTTAAAGAAAATATTGATTTTGTCGACCTCCTTAAAAACTCTGCGACAGAACTTCTCGGCTTGTATACTTATAAGGATCTACAGAAAGTAGGTAATGCTATCGGTAATTTGCACTCGAGCGACGACACTAGGGTTAGTGGATTGGTTTTTGAATATCGGAAGCATGTGGCTGAGAATACAGAACAAATTTCAAAACGGATTGAAAGGTTGAAGGCACTGTCGCAGAGTTTGAATGGGATAGAAAAAGCTAACGCTATCTTGCTTATGGCAAATTTGTCTGTCGACATAGCAACATTGACTCGGGCCACAAGCAAAGATGAAGCAATTAGGCATCTTGGGTATGCTTATGCGTATTCTATCGAATTCAGAAATATATCGGATAATGAAGGCATTTACAATAGGCTGAATGAGAGAATTGGTCAGGCTCGGACTTTTATCTTAAAAAGTAATGATGAAGCTGGCTCATTTGCCGCTTCGATGGAAAAATTCAAATTAAGACCACCAACGCAGATGGAATTGTTAAAGTATGGCGATGAGGAAGTTGTTATCTTTCTTTCCGGGCGTAATAGTAACAATCAAAAAATATACAACTATTTACTTATTAAGTTCAAGAATTATTTTTCTATGCGAGCTGCTATAAAAGAATCATTTAAAAATTTGGATGTGACAAAGTATGGGGAGGTTATTGCTGCTGGAAAAGGCGATCCATCTGATGAAACCCAAAGGGATATTGAGAAAAGATTTAAGGTTCTTTCATTTCCCGGAGCGAAAACTGCTCCTGATGTGAACGACTCAACAGCTTTAGAATCTAGTTCCGTGCCTAAATTGCCCGATTGGTTTATCACTGGCATAAAGGCTGGTAAAAATGAATCGCAACTTACCGAATACATTAGGGCGGAACTACAGGATGATGTCTTTGTCAGAGGTTACGATAAAGCCCTTTGGACTCCCGATTTCATCTTGCGTATTGCTAAAGTCTATTATATAGGATATTTAAAACAGTGTATGGAGCTAAAATCTACAGATGAAAAGAGATTGCCAGTAAATCAGTGA